In Canis lupus dingo isolate Sandy chromosome 25, ASM325472v2, whole genome shotgun sequence, one genomic interval encodes:
- the LOC112670205 gene encoding 60S ribosomal protein L32-like, whose amino-acid sequence MVALRPLVKPKIIKKRTKKFIWHQSDRYVKIKHNWWKRRGIDNRVHRRFKGQILMPSIGYRSNKKTKHMLPSGFRKFLVHNVKELEVLLMCNKSYCAEIAHNVSSKNRKAIVERAAQLAIRVTNPNARLRSEENEETAYVRVIFVLIKP is encoded by the coding sequence ATGGTTGCCCTCAGACCTCTGGTGAAGCCCAAGATCAttaaaaagaggaccaagaagttCATCTGGCACCAGTCAGACCGATATGTCAAAATTAAGCACAACTGGTGGAAACGCAGAGGCATTGACAATAGGGTACACAGAAGATTCAAGGGCCAAATCTTGATGCCCAGCATTGGTTACAggagcaacaagaaaacaaagcacatgcTGCCCAGTGGCTTCCGGAAGTTCCTAGTCCACAACGTCAAGGAGCTTGAAGTGCTGCTGATGTGCAACAAGTCTTATTGTGCAGAGATTGCTCACAATGTATCCTCCAAGAACCGCAAAGCCATTGTGGAAagagcagcccagctggccaTCAGAGTCACCAATCCCAATGCCAGGCTGCGTAGcgaagaaaatgaagagacagcTTATGTGCGTGtcatatttgtgttaataaaaccataa